One window from the genome of Paraclostridium sordellii encodes:
- a CDS encoding alpha/beta fold hydrolase — protein sequence MKYYVKTQDGTRIFVEDINNKGKNIILFVHGWPLEHNMWEYQVERLIRRGHRCIAIDLRGYGKSDRPESGYYYDIMARDIMDVLNALNLRDVTLVGHSMGGAICIRYASKYKSERLSNLVLLGAAAPAWTKQGEWDYGYTKSQVDELIKQANSERPKMIENIRDQFFYKYVPTIVGQWFYDLCISAGGWATVNSLMALRDETLFDDLRNISVPTLILHGTHDLVCPFEFAEYMNTMITNSKLVPLIESGHAPFYDQKDEVSDEINKFTKKI from the coding sequence ATGAAATATTATGTGAAAACACAAGATGGAACTAGGATATTTGTTGAAGATATAAATAATAAAGGGAAAAATATTATACTATTTGTTCATGGGTGGCCATTAGAACATAATATGTGGGAATATCAGGTAGAGAGACTAATAAGAAGAGGTCACAGATGTATAGCAATAGATCTTAGGGGGTATGGAAAATCAGATAGACCAGAGTCTGGATATTATTATGATATTATGGCAAGAGATATTATGGATGTTTTAAATGCACTTAATTTAAGAGATGTTACATTAGTAGGACACTCTATGGGAGGGGCAATATGTATAAGATATGCATCTAAGTATAAATCAGAAAGACTTTCAAATCTTGTATTATTAGGAGCTGCAGCACCAGCATGGACAAAACAAGGTGAATGGGATTATGGATATACTAAAAGTCAAGTGGATGAACTTATAAAGCAAGCTAATAGTGAAAGACCAAAGATGATTGAAAATATCAGAGATCAGTTCTTTTATAAATATGTTCCAACAATAGTAGGGCAATGGTTTTATGATTTATGTATAAGTGCAGGAGGATGGGCAACAGTTAACTCTTTAATGGCGTTAAGAGATGAAACCCTATTTGATGATTTAAGAAATATAAGTGTTCCAACTTTAATATTACATGGAACTCATGATTTAGTATGTCCTTTTGAGTTTGCTGAATATATGAATACAATGATTACAAATTCAAAATTAGTACCACTTATAGAAAGTGGTCACGCGCCATTTTATGATCAAAAAGATGAGGTTTCAGATGAAATTAATAAATTTACAAAAAAGATTTAA
- a CDS encoding DUF3298 and DUF4163 domain-containing protein, with the protein MKSLRKVIYIALIFTVIGTSFLYANDNSVNDCLFIKDMKIEQENEFIKVSIKYPVLSIKDNCKNDIYRENIERINKDISNTVTNFSDRIKKEAIEYKENNKKGKYKYKYEAYVDYDIGYNKNNIISIPITMYEFTGGAHGFTTLKPFNYNLKTGEPIKLKDMFKDDVDYKDIINKHINKEIDKNKDVYFQGEDGFKGIRDNQTFYIDNDGIVVYFGLYDIAPYSTGIPKFKLTWDEIEKYLNLPII; encoded by the coding sequence ATGAAATCATTAAGAAAGGTAATTTATATAGCTCTTATATTTACTGTAATAGGAACTAGCTTTTTATATGCAAATGATAATAGTGTAAATGATTGTTTGTTTATAAAAGATATGAAAATAGAACAAGAAAATGAATTTATAAAAGTATCTATAAAATATCCAGTTTTATCAATAAAAGATAATTGTAAAAATGATATTTATAGGGAGAATATTGAAAGAATCAATAAAGATATATCAAATACTGTAACTAACTTTAGTGATAGAATAAAAAAAGAAGCTATAGAATATAAAGAAAACAATAAAAAGGGAAAATATAAATATAAGTATGAAGCCTATGTAGATTATGATATTGGTTATAATAAAAACAATATAATTAGTATACCTATAACAATGTATGAATTTACAGGAGGAGCACATGGATTTACCACTTTAAAACCTTTTAACTATAATTTAAAAACAGGAGAGCCTATAAAGTTAAAAGATATGTTTAAAGATGATGTAGATTACAAAGACATTATAAATAAACATATAAATAAAGAAATCGATAAAAATAAAGATGTGTATTTCCAAGGAGAAGATGGTTTTAAAGGTATAAGAGATAATCAAACTTTTTATATAGACAATGATGGAATAGTAGTTTACTTTGGACTATATGATATTGCTCCATATAGCACTGGGATTCCTAAGTTTAAACTTACATGGGATGAAATAGAAAAGTATCTTAATCTACCAATTATATAG
- a CDS encoding cupin domain-containing protein has product MLNINNIKLNPINVKSLDTNREILVQNEKFKTVYFEFESGKGLPNHTHNGYAAIYVVDGSVDIEFKSGEKFELKQGDFLPFDARVEHNVIAKEISKVLVIISQPLS; this is encoded by the coding sequence ATGTTAAATATAAATAATATTAAGTTAAATCCTATTAATGTTAAAAGTTTAGATACTAACAGAGAAATATTAGTTCAAAATGAGAAGTTTAAAACAGTTTATTTTGAATTTGAAAGTGGTAAGGGGTTACCAAACCATACTCACAATGGATATGCTGCTATTTATGTAGTAGATGGTAGTGTAGATATTGAATTTAAAAGTGGAGAAAAGTTTGAATTAAAACAAGGAGATTTTCTACCTTTTGATGCTAGAGTAGAACATAATGTTATAGCTAAGGAAATTAGTAAAGTTTTAGTTATAATATCACAGCCACTTTCTTAA
- a CDS encoding DUF1858 domain-containing protein, protein MITKDTIIADIIKMKPEAVEILVGYGMGCIGCPSAQMEKLEQACEIHGLDLEKILKELNEA, encoded by the coding sequence ATGATAACTAAAGATACAATAATAGCAGATATAATAAAAATGAAACCTGAGGCAGTTGAAATACTTGTGGGATATGGAATGGGATGTATAGGATGCCCTTCAGCTCAAATGGAAAAATTAGAACAAGCATGTGAAATACATGGTCTTGATTTAGAGAAAATTTTAAAAGAATTAAATGAAGCATAG
- the hcp gene encoding hydroxylamine reductase gives MENKMFCFQCQETAGCTGCTKFGVCGKSPDLARMQDLLIYTTKGLSEVTTKLRNEGQLIDAQVNNLITINLFTTITNANFDDEVFYERVKQTLSTKRELLNKLSNKQNLSEAALWDASTKDDINGKMGILQKIKNSIFASNETDSKVRELLDEKSTKVGVLATKDEDIRSLRELIIYGLKGMSAYMKHANALGYDSEEVNAFMQKALADTLNDKLTVEQLVGLTLETGKVGVDAMALLDSANTGTYGHPEITKVNIGVRNNPGILVSGHDLKDLELLLKQTEGTGIDVYTHSEMLPAHYYPAFKKYSHFVGNYGNAWWKQKEEFESFNGPILMTTNCIVPPKDSYKDRLYTTGAAGFTGCTHIKGNSEADKDFSVIIEHAKKCSAPKEIETGEIIGGFAHNQVFALADKIVDAIKTGAIKRFFVMGGCDGRAKSRNYYTEFAKAIPQDTVILTAGCAKYKYNKLPLGDINGIPRVLDAGQCNDSYSLALIALKLKEVFELEDINDLPISFNIAWYEQKAVIVLLSLLYLGVKNIHLGPTLPAFLSPNVANVLVKNFGIGGITNVEDDLKMFLGQ, from the coding sequence ATGGAAAATAAGATGTTTTGTTTTCAATGTCAAGAGACAGCAGGATGCACAGGATGTACAAAATTCGGTGTGTGTGGAAAATCACCAGATTTAGCAAGAATGCAAGATCTTTTAATATACACAACTAAAGGACTTTCAGAAGTAACGACTAAACTTAGAAATGAAGGTCAACTTATAGATGCACAAGTTAATAACTTAATAACTATAAACTTATTTACAACAATAACAAATGCAAACTTTGATGATGAAGTATTTTATGAGAGAGTAAAACAAACATTATCAACAAAGAGAGAACTATTAAATAAATTAAGTAATAAACAAAATTTATCAGAAGCGGCTTTATGGGATGCATCAACTAAAGATGATATAAACGGAAAAATGGGAATCTTACAAAAGATAAAAAATTCTATATTTGCAAGTAACGAAACTGATAGCAAAGTAAGAGAATTATTAGATGAAAAATCTACAAAAGTAGGAGTTTTAGCTACTAAAGATGAAGATATTAGAAGTTTAAGAGAACTTATAATATATGGATTAAAAGGTATGTCTGCATATATGAAGCATGCAAATGCATTAGGATATGATAGTGAAGAAGTAAATGCATTTATGCAAAAAGCATTAGCAGATACATTAAATGATAAATTAACAGTTGAACAATTAGTTGGATTAACTCTAGAAACTGGTAAAGTTGGAGTAGATGCAATGGCTTTACTTGATAGTGCAAATACTGGAACATACGGTCATCCAGAAATAACTAAAGTTAATATAGGAGTTAGAAATAACCCAGGAATATTAGTTTCAGGACATGATTTAAAAGACTTAGAACTATTATTAAAACAAACAGAGGGAACTGGTATAGACGTATATACTCATTCAGAAATGTTACCAGCTCATTACTATCCAGCATTTAAAAAGTATTCTCACTTTGTAGGAAATTACGGTAATGCTTGGTGGAAACAAAAAGAGGAATTTGAAAGTTTCAATGGACCAATATTAATGACTACAAACTGTATAGTACCTCCAAAAGATAGTTATAAAGATAGATTATATACTACTGGAGCAGCTGGATTTACAGGATGTACTCATATAAAAGGTAATTCAGAAGCTGATAAAGACTTCTCAGTAATAATAGAACATGCTAAAAAATGTAGTGCACCTAAAGAAATAGAAACTGGTGAGATAATAGGTGGATTTGCACACAATCAAGTATTTGCACTTGCAGATAAAATAGTAGATGCTATAAAAACTGGAGCAATAAAAAGATTCTTTGTAATGGGTGGATGTGATGGTAGAGCTAAATCTAGAAACTACTATACAGAATTTGCTAAAGCAATTCCACAAGATACAGTAATATTAACAGCAGGATGTGCTAAATATAAATATAACAAATTACCATTAGGAGATATAAATGGAATACCTAGAGTTTTAGATGCAGGTCAATGTAATGACTCATATTCACTAGCATTAATCGCTTTAAAACTTAAAGAAGTATTTGAATTAGAAGATATAAATGATTTACCAATATCATTTAACATTGCTTGGTATGAGCAAAAAGCTGTAATAGTATTATTATCACTATTATACTTAGGAGTTAAAAATATCCATTTAGGACCTACACTTCCAGCTTTCTTATCACCAAATGTAGCTAATGTTTTAGTTAAGAACTTTGGAATTGGTGGGATAACTAATGTTGAGGATGATTTAAAAATGTTTTTAGGACAATAA
- a CDS encoding DUF6241 domain-containing protein: MEVFQRVIKNNYIFLSIAITSIALVSLVYISSNKDIVDTDMYLKNGRWIVPLKEGKLDDGIMDKLTVNEELDIPRILYKMASTMIIPADGKINDTIEINKANLEAFQQGIYKYYLNTYSTEKFYLESGVYKVVNSWMEGDFTNCVEVYNDCIQALNIKSGKAIGLDFRNEY; the protein is encoded by the coding sequence GTGGAGGTTTTTCAAAGAGTTATCAAAAATAATTATATATTTTTATCTATAGCAATTACTAGTATAGCACTTGTTTCACTTGTATACATAAGTTCTAATAAAGATATAGTTGATACAGATATGTATTTAAAAAACGGAAGATGGATAGTTCCATTAAAAGAAGGTAAGTTAGATGATGGTATAATGGATAAACTTACAGTAAATGAAGAGTTAGATATACCTAGGATATTGTATAAAATGGCTAGTACAATGATAATTCCAGCTGATGGAAAGATTAATGATACTATAGAGATAAATAAAGCAAATCTTGAAGCTTTTCAACAAGGAATTTATAAATATTACTTAAATACTTATAGTACGGAAAAATTCTATTTGGAAAGTGGAGTGTATAAAGTTGTAAACAGTTGGATGGAAGGGGATTTTACCAATTGTGTAGAGGTTTATAATGATTGTATACAAGCATTAAATATAAAAAGTGGTAAAGCTATAGGTTTAGATTTTAGAAATGAATATTAA
- a CDS encoding helix-turn-helix transcriptional regulator, protein MKNRLEEIRKQREITQEELANVLEVSRQTISSLEKGRYNPSIILAFKIARYFDMAIEDIFIYEEE, encoded by the coding sequence ATGAAAAATAGATTAGAAGAGATTAGAAAACAAAGAGAAATTACTCAAGAAGAACTTGCAAATGTTTTAGAGGTTTCCAGACAGACTATTAGTTCATTAGAAAAAGGGAGATATAATCCATCTATTATTTTAGCATTTAAGATTGCAAGATACTTTGATATGGCAATAGAAGATATATTTATATATGAGGAGGAGTAA
- a CDS encoding DUF4352 domain-containing protein: protein MYEKYRINGDGTPKYDNGEYHIVPERRLEDSTDEWNRRLDGKTGRLPRRKSKKNSSKTAFAPLLCLIGCMTLIIIVNQENISKLNFFNKNLQSSVNTCNLKINTVTSDFGNEFVHPSEGTKFLYVNTTLENLSDNPRHITQNDFTLICDDGQKVKPVNLYSDSNEANLNPHKKLSQNLTFQVPKNYSGDIKIELINHNL, encoded by the coding sequence ATGTATGAAAAATACAGAATAAATGGAGATGGTACTCCAAAGTATGATAACGGAGAATACCATATAGTTCCAGAACGTCGGTTAGAGGATTCAACTGATGAATGGAATAGAAGGCTTGATGGGAAAACAGGTAGGCTTCCCAGAAGGAAAAGTAAAAAAAATTCTTCAAAAACAGCTTTTGCTCCATTACTTTGCTTAATAGGTTGTATGACTTTAATTATAATAGTTAATCAAGAAAATATAAGTAAGCTAAACTTTTTTAATAAAAATCTACAAAGTTCAGTAAATACTTGTAATTTAAAAATAAATACAGTAACCTCTGATTTTGGAAATGAATTTGTTCATCCATCAGAAGGTACTAAATTTTTATATGTGAATACTACTCTTGAAAATTTATCGGATAACCCTAGACATATAACTCAAAATGACTTTACTTTAATCTGTGATGATGGTCAAAAGGTTAAGCCAGTTAATTTATATTCAGATTCCAATGAAGCTAATTTAAATCCACATAAAAAGCTTTCTCAAAATCTTACTTTTCAAGTTCCTAAAAATTATTCAGGAGATATAAAAATAGAATTGATAAATCATAATTTATAA
- a CDS encoding Tim44 domain-containing protein, translating into MKFSKVIYMFLLVSILVLTPITALAGTEAVISNLSSKGIKIVDYIALAGTGFVVFVLKVLRSEGFKLKENDILPLINKLSAKNPDWHLDNIKEVVETTFFSIQESWTNNTYYNVKDLMTSDLYNKHITRLNEMTSNYKTNVLKDIKINELYLVSAAESDDNNPGFIWINIKASMIDYILDIRTNKVSSDNKNANSFEEYWKFIYINNKWLLCEILQKDSVINISQLN; encoded by the coding sequence ATGAAATTTTCTAAAGTAATTTATATGTTTCTATTAGTATCTATATTGGTGTTAACTCCAATAACTGCTTTAGCAGGTACTGAAGCAGTCATTAGCAATTTAAGTTCTAAAGGTATTAAAATTGTTGACTATATAGCCCTAGCTGGCACAGGTTTTGTAGTATTTGTTTTAAAAGTTTTACGAAGTGAAGGTTTTAAGCTTAAGGAAAACGATATACTTCCACTTATAAATAAACTTTCTGCTAAAAATCCAGACTGGCATCTTGATAATATAAAAGAAGTTGTTGAAACTACTTTCTTTTCAATCCAAGAATCTTGGACTAATAACACTTATTATAATGTAAAAGACTTAATGACTTCAGACCTATATAATAAACACATTACTCGACTTAATGAAATGACTTCAAATTATAAAACAAATGTCTTAAAAGATATAAAAATAAATGAACTTTATTTAGTATCTGCTGCTGAAAGTGATGATAATAATCCAGGATTTATCTGGATAAATATTAAAGCTTCTATGATTGACTATATACTAGACATTAGAACTAACAAAGTATCTTCAGATAATAAAAATGCAAATAGTTTTGAAGAATATTGGAAATTTATATATATAAATAATAAATGGCTTCTTTGTGAAATTCTTCAAAAAGATTCAGTAATAAATATATCTCAATTAAATTAA
- a CDS encoding metallophosphoesterase, with translation MKLKLTIGILGVFILLLIWQYSLKDYSEINILATSDLNGFMPYQLTSHIKEEKSKNKNTILVDAGDFLDFGRPGSDMSRYCFDKFSINKSNRNYIELPIAKEMKETGYDTVVLGNQEFLYSTKDQVDDIVSDLNKQGIDVLSANTHKKNGDNYVKPYIMKTVPTSKGTVKVGILGLTIKEIDQRYETLLNGEEKIVTYELKDLKGINGSLYMNDLVEEAKYWVPVMKKDNPDIIIAVVHSGEKEKNEKETGNKIQDLAQEVNGIDAIVAGHTHKHFDQHDYTNKAGENVIVTQPGQNGEAISKINFKLEQKDNKWVIADKSSSVTKFEKDDEDINFDILNKKVTDTSLELSEKYNGRECKNFSLKDLTPFEWDKLYAFDINTSPEKIYETIGYKHRDIKKAKNGDAVQMIFMNDGKVVCHLYGYEKTLFTDFIFDKSEFKDGILTIYPDENDKFNVASNQSTFTLKLNHVK, from the coding sequence ATGAAACTAAAATTAACTATAGGGATTTTAGGCGTGTTTATTTTATTATTAATATGGCAGTATAGTTTAAAAGATTATTCAGAAATAAATATATTAGCAACTTCTGATTTAAATGGGTTTATGCCCTATCAATTAACTTCTCATATAAAAGAGGAAAAGTCCAAAAACAAAAATACAATTTTAGTTGATGCAGGAGATTTTTTAGACTTTGGAAGACCAGGTTCAGATATGAGTAGATATTGTTTTGATAAATTTAGTATAAATAAATCTAATCGTAACTATATAGAACTTCCAATAGCAAAAGAAATGAAAGAGACAGGTTATGATACTGTGGTACTTGGAAATCAAGAGTTTTTATACAGTACTAAAGACCAAGTAGATGATATAGTTTCAGATTTAAACAAACAAGGTATTGATGTATTATCAGCTAATACACATAAAAAAAATGGAGATAATTATGTAAAACCTTACATTATGAAAACGGTACCTACTTCTAAAGGGACTGTTAAAGTAGGAATTTTAGGACTTACTATAAAAGAGATAGATCAAAGATATGAAACCTTATTAAATGGAGAAGAAAAAATTGTAACATATGAGTTAAAAGATTTAAAAGGGATCAATGGTTCTTTGTATATGAATGATTTAGTTGAAGAAGCTAAATATTGGGTGCCAGTTATGAAAAAGGATAATCCAGATATCATAATAGCTGTTGTCCATTCTGGAGAAAAAGAAAAAAATGAAAAAGAAACTGGAAATAAGATTCAAGATTTAGCACAAGAGGTTAATGGAATAGATGCTATAGTTGCGGGACATACTCATAAGCATTTCGATCAACATGATTATACTAATAAAGCTGGTGAAAACGTTATAGTAACTCAGCCGGGACAAAATGGAGAAGCTATTTCTAAAATTAACTTTAAATTAGAACAAAAGGATAATAAATGGGTTATAGCCGATAAATCAAGTAGCGTAACTAAGTTTGAAAAAGATGATGAAGACATAAACTTTGATATATTAAATAAGAAAGTTACAGATACTTCTTTAGAACTTTCAGAAAAATATAATGGAAGAGAGTGCAAAAACTTTAGTTTAAAAGATTTAACTCCTTTTGAGTGGGATAAGCTTTATGCATTTGATATTAATACTTCTCCAGAAAAAATATATGAAACTATAGGTTATAAGCATAGGGATATAAAAAAAGCAAAAAATGGTGATGCTGTTCAAATGATATTTATGAATGATGGAAAAGTTGTTTGTCATTTATATGGTTATGAAAAAACTTTATTTACAGACTTTATCTTTGATAAGTCCGAGTTTAAAGATGGTATTTTAACTATATACCCTGATGAAAATGATAAGTTTAATGTTGCTAGTAATCAGTCAACGTTTACTCTTAAACTAAATCATGTAAAGTAG
- a CDS encoding PH domain-containing protein: MGNRCNAEKILIGIIIVMAIFLVVVLNIDTTGHKMKFYEDEITINGEAIKVDDIKSIKLLENVHIGNKINGTSTITYLRGIFEIDKNKKATVYVYNNKKPYIKIITKNELFIYNDKDSIDTVNDYNELINRYNIKENLKVNEDKFLVDSNDNLIVYLGIIPGALIFICLGIYSFKRKTPMFFWTGVDVSSEEISDIKAYNKANGIMWICYGLLFLLIPILGEQLGSMVLVIIIPFLIVTLMLTYKFIYNKYKVK; the protein is encoded by the coding sequence ATGGGAAATAGGTGTAATGCCGAAAAAATATTAATAGGTATTATTATAGTTATGGCTATATTTTTAGTAGTAGTTTTAAATATAGATACAACAGGTCATAAAATGAAATTCTATGAAGATGAAATAACTATTAATGGAGAAGCTATAAAAGTTGATGATATTAAAAGTATTAAACTTTTAGAAAATGTACATATAGGAAATAAAATAAATGGAACTAGTACAATTACTTATTTAAGAGGAATTTTTGAAATAGATAAAAATAAAAAGGCAACAGTGTATGTTTATAACAATAAAAAACCTTATATAAAAATCATAACTAAAAATGAACTATTTATATATAATGATAAAGATAGTATTGATACAGTAAATGACTATAATGAGCTAATAAATAGATACAATATAAAAGAAAATTTAAAAGTTAATGAAGATAAATTCTTAGTTGATTCAAATGATAATCTAATAGTATATCTAGGAATAATTCCAGGAGCATTAATTTTTATTTGTTTAGGAATATATTCATTTAAAAGAAAGACACCTATGTTCTTTTGGACTGGAGTTGATGTAAGTAGTGAAGAAATAAGTGATATTAAGGCATACAATAAAGCAAATGGGATTATGTGGATTTGTTATGGTTTATTATTTTTATTAATTCCAATATTAGGAGAACAATTGGGGAGTATGGTTTTAGTAATAATTATACCATTTTTAATAGTTACTTTAATGTTAACTTATAAATTTATATACAATAAATATAAAGTAAAATAA
- a CDS encoding glycoside hydrolase family 35 protein, with protein sequence MYKLDIREDFYLNNKKIKIISGALHYFRVVPEYWLDRLEKLKSLGCNTVETYIPWNFHEVKEGIFEFEGQKDITRFTKLAQDLGLYVILRPSPYICAEWEFGGLPAWLLKYSSIRIRSNCEIFLNALDKYYKELFKILSPLQSTQGGPVIMMQIENEYGSFGNNKTYLKNLKNMMIKYGCEVPLFTSDGAWREVLEAGTILDEDILPTVNFGSRTKDQFGYFLEFLKQNNIKKPLMCMEFWLGWFSNWGDEFKRRDADDAAKELKEILDIGHVNLYMYHGGTNFGFYNGCCYRDEIYPQITNYDYDALLNEHGEFTNKYYKFQEVISKYTDIPKVKFSTVINKVSYNNIKLKNKVSLFSTLDKLAKPIYNEETLNMEAIDQNYGYILYRSNIAKRNDLERFKLVGMDDRAQVFINENYHSTLYKEKFVSKNQTLSLDKEFDNILDILVENVGRINYGPNLLSPTQRKGIKGGVMIDLHLHTGWNHYSLELDNIDKIDFSGYYKENTPAFYEYEFEANEIGDTFLNTEGFGKGVAFINNFNLGRFWDIGPTNYLYIPAPLIKPGLNKIIIFETEGKYKESISLDDKPNYYKY encoded by the coding sequence TTGTATAAATTAGATATTCGTGAAGATTTTTACCTTAATAATAAAAAGATAAAAATAATTTCAGGTGCGCTACACTACTTTAGAGTAGTCCCTGAGTACTGGTTGGATAGACTTGAAAAACTAAAATCCCTTGGATGTAACACAGTAGAAACCTACATACCATGGAACTTTCATGAAGTAAAAGAAGGTATATTTGAATTTGAAGGACAAAAAGACATAACAAGATTTACTAAACTTGCACAGGACCTTGGTCTTTACGTAATCCTAAGACCTAGCCCATACATATGCGCAGAATGGGAATTTGGAGGTCTTCCTGCATGGCTTTTAAAATATTCTTCAATTCGTATTAGAAGTAACTGCGAAATATTCTTAAATGCTTTGGACAAATACTACAAAGAGTTGTTCAAAATTCTATCCCCACTCCAATCAACTCAAGGCGGACCCGTCATAATGATGCAAATAGAAAACGAATATGGCTCCTTTGGAAATAACAAAACATATTTAAAAAACTTAAAAAATATGATGATTAAATATGGATGTGAAGTTCCTTTATTTACATCTGATGGTGCTTGGAGAGAAGTTTTAGAAGCAGGAACTATATTAGATGAAGATATTTTACCAACAGTAAACTTTGGTTCTCGTACAAAAGACCAATTTGGTTATTTCCTAGAATTTTTAAAACAAAATAATATTAAAAAACCTTTAATGTGTATGGAGTTTTGGCTTGGTTGGTTTAGCAACTGGGGTGATGAATTTAAAAGAAGAGATGCAGATGATGCTGCAAAAGAATTAAAAGAAATACTTGATATAGGTCATGTTAATCTTTATATGTATCATGGAGGAACAAATTTTGGATTTTATAATGGTTGTTGCTATCGCGATGAAATTTATCCACAAATTACAAATTACGACTACGATGCTCTATTAAATGAACATGGTGAATTCACTAATAAATATTATAAATTTCAAGAAGTAATTTCTAAATATACTGATATTCCTAAAGTTAAATTTAGTACAGTTATAAATAAAGTTTCTTACAATAATATTAAACTTAAAAACAAAGTTAGCTTATTCTCTACATTAGACAAACTAGCAAAACCTATATACAACGAAGAAACTTTAAATATGGAAGCTATTGACCAAAATTATGGATATATACTATATCGTTCTAATATAGCTAAAAGAAATGATTTAGAAAGATTTAAGTTAGTTGGAATGGATGATAGGGCTCAAGTATTTATAAATGAAAATTATCACTCTACTCTATACAAAGAAAAGTTTGTAAGCAAAAATCAAACTTTATCTCTAGATAAAGAATTTGATAACATACTAGATATTCTAGTTGAAAACGTAGGAAGAATAAACTATGGCCCTAACTTACTTTCACCAACTCAAAGAAAAGGTATAAAAGGTGGAGTTATGATTGACCTTCATCTTCATACAGGATGGAATCATTATTCTTTAGAGCTTGATAATATAGATAAAATTGATTTTAGTGGATATTATAAAGAAAATACACCAGCCTTTTATGAATATGAATTTGAAGCTAATGAAATTGGAGATACTTTCTTAAATACAGAAGGTTTTGGTAAAGGTGTTGCATTTATAAATAACTTCAATTTAGGAAGGTTTTGGGATATAGGGCCTACTAATTACTTATACATACCTGCTCCACTAATTAAACCAGGCTTAAATAAAATAATCATATTTGAAACGGAAGGTAAATACAAAGAATCTATATCCTTAGATGATAAACCTAATTATTATAAATATTAA
- a CDS encoding accessory gene regulator B family protein — MMMKKFDDFVENICKYNKFPDEQTEEIKYIMRVTSLEIIKILITIILFSLFGYTKEILLVVGVMTCTKPFTGGYHESSQKRCLVATIILSLFIIILSENSSLNTISIIIINAINIFSVYNQAPIVNACMPITKDSLIKKNKKIAIVNYIVLFAISIFLHKYTLYRNIITWTLTLNVCLMFNQKKHKGA; from the coding sequence ATGATGATGAAAAAATTTGATGATTTTGTAGAAAACATTTGCAAATATAATAAATTTCCAGATGAGCAAACTGAAGAAATAAAATATATAATGAGAGTAACTTCATTAGAAATTATTAAGATATTAATAACTATAATTTTATTTTCTCTTTTTGGTTATACAAAAGAAATTTTATTAGTTGTAGGTGTAATGACATGTACAAAACCATTCACAGGTGGATACCATGAAAGTTCACAAAAAAGATGTTTAGTAGCAACGATAATTTTATCTTTATTTATTATAATATTATCTGAAAACAGCAGTTTAAATACTATAAGTATTATAATAATAAATGCTATTAACATATTTAGTGTATATAATCAGGCTCCTATAGTAAACGCTTGCATGCCGATAACTAAGGATAGTTTGATTAAAAAAAATAAAAAAATAGCAATAGTTAATTATATAGTTTTATTTGCTATTTCTATATTTCTACATAAGTATACGCTTTATAGAAATATAATAACATGGACATTAACACTCAATGTGTGCTTAATGTTTAATCAAAAAAAACACAAGGGGGCATAA